A portion of the Bifidobacterium lemurum genome contains these proteins:
- the nusB gene encoding transcription antitermination factor NusB, which produces MARSTARKRALNTLYEADEKSQSFTSLLEERIKEPGAQTPLPEYAIEIVRGVAEHGRDIDATLDEHSTGWKVRRMAVVDRNILRIAVWEILFNEEVPDKVAIDEALSLAKTLSDDDSPAFIHGLLSAVCHAKDHPVAAAENVDDASDSPDADDAPDASGPSDSDERTDQSASADPVSEPSEETAD; this is translated from the coding sequence ATGGCACGTTCCACCGCCCGCAAAAGGGCTCTGAACACGCTGTATGAGGCGGACGAGAAGTCGCAGAGCTTCACGTCGCTGCTTGAGGAGCGCATCAAGGAGCCCGGCGCGCAGACGCCGCTTCCCGAATACGCCATCGAGATCGTGCGCGGCGTGGCCGAGCACGGCCGCGACATCGACGCCACTCTGGACGAGCATTCCACCGGTTGGAAGGTGCGTCGTATGGCGGTTGTGGACCGCAACATCCTGCGCATCGCCGTGTGGGAGATCCTCTTCAACGAGGAGGTTCCCGACAAGGTGGCCATCGACGAGGCGCTGTCGTTGGCGAAAACGCTGAGCGACGACGATTCGCCGGCCTTCATCCACGGATTACTGTCCGCCGTGTGCCACGCCAAGGATCATCCCGTGGCCGCTGCGGAGAATGTGGATGACGCGTCCGATTCGCCTGATGCGGACGATGCGCCCGACGCATCCGGACCGTCCGATTCGGATGAGCGGACGGACCAGTCCGCATCCGCAGATCCGGTGTCCGAGCCGTCCGAAGAGACGGCCGACTGA
- the carA gene encoding glutamine-hydrolyzing carbamoyl-phosphate synthase small subunit: MSQNANYSQDDAVLVLEDGQVYVGEPYGALGRTTGEIVFATGMTGYQETLTDPSYDRQIVVQTFPHIGDTGINQEDPESARIWVAGYVVRDPSPNVSNWRATGSLDDDLVAQGIVGISHIDTRKLVRHLRSAGVMRAGIYSGEALLDESGAPKTIDALLADVKTTPQMQGLSLYDEVSTNETYTIEPAGEFEGKEPLFTVAAVDLGIKAMTPHRMAERGCRVHVVPSTITFDELEELHPDGVFFSNGPGDPEQADPEVELLRRVLDAGYPFFGICFGNQLLGRALGFGTYKLKFGHRGINQPVKDVTTGKVEVTAHNHGFAVDAPIGDPVPAPHEHGKYGKVFVSHIDLNDDVVEGLQCVDIPAFSVQYHPEAAAGPHDAAYLFDRFVDLMKSNKEGK, translated from the coding sequence GTGAGCCAGAACGCGAATTATTCGCAGGATGATGCAGTTCTTGTGTTGGAGGATGGGCAGGTCTATGTCGGCGAGCCGTATGGCGCGTTGGGCAGGACCACCGGTGAGATCGTGTTCGCGACCGGTATGACCGGTTATCAGGAGACGTTGACCGATCCCAGCTACGACCGCCAGATTGTCGTGCAGACCTTCCCGCATATCGGCGACACCGGCATCAACCAGGAGGACCCCGAGTCCGCCCGCATCTGGGTGGCCGGCTATGTGGTGCGCGATCCCAGTCCGAATGTGAGCAACTGGCGCGCCACCGGCAGCCTCGACGACGATCTCGTCGCGCAGGGCATCGTCGGCATCAGCCATATCGACACCCGCAAGCTCGTGCGCCACCTGCGTTCGGCGGGCGTGATGCGCGCCGGCATCTACTCCGGCGAGGCGCTGCTCGACGAGTCTGGCGCGCCCAAAACCATCGACGCGCTGCTGGCCGACGTGAAGACCACCCCGCAGATGCAGGGGCTGAGCCTGTACGATGAGGTCAGCACCAACGAGACCTACACCATCGAGCCGGCCGGCGAATTCGAAGGCAAGGAGCCGCTGTTCACCGTCGCCGCCGTGGATCTGGGCATCAAGGCGATGACCCCGCACCGCATGGCCGAACGCGGCTGCCGCGTGCACGTCGTGCCGTCCACCATCACCTTCGACGAGCTGGAGGAGCTGCATCCCGACGGCGTGTTCTTCTCCAACGGCCCTGGCGATCCCGAGCAGGCCGATCCGGAGGTGGAGCTGCTGCGCCGCGTGCTCGACGCCGGCTACCCGTTCTTCGGCATCTGCTTCGGCAACCAGCTGCTCGGCCGCGCGCTCGGCTTCGGCACCTACAAGCTCAAGTTCGGCCACCGCGGCATCAACCAGCCCGTCAAGGACGTGACCACCGGCAAGGTCGAGGTCACCGCCCACAACCACGGCTTCGCCGTCGACGCCCCGATCGGCGACCCGGTGCCCGCCCCGCACGAACACGGCAAGTACGGCAAGGTATTCGTCAGCCATATCGACTTGAACGACGACGTGGTCGAGGGCCTGCAGTGCGTGGACATCCCCGCGTTCTCCGTGCAGTACCATCCGGAGGCCGCGGCCGGCCCGCACGATGCCGCCTATCTGTTCGACCGTTTCGTTGATCTTATGAAGAGCAACAAGGAAGGTAAGTGA
- the pyrF gene encoding orotidine-5'-phosphate decarboxylase, whose translation MTTAPTSEEIRALRSDFGLRLSNSMAKYGPLCVGIDPHRKLLTDWGYNVDADGAEMFAMRMLQAANGRAAAVKFQMPMFERYGAKGFAALERVLYAARQMGMITIVDCLHGGLSTTISAIADAYFKPGAPLLADAITLLPYYGARSLANLIDDALDNGRGVFIASLTSNEEGRSLQSAIRQRGEYNGKTVAFGIASTAQKHNVGIEGMGSVGLIVGATIGKWIKETGIDPAKFTGPILSPGFGWQGAEAEDLKTVFKGTRGNVLVTVSRSIASQGPDIADLAAATEAIALDVRQALMEAMDGDDDDEADASASASADSAAVSGSSDSASGSGSSGLSDKGAADGRSSGSSADDLAD comes from the coding sequence ATGACCACGGCACCAACCAGTGAGGAGATCCGGGCGCTGCGTTCCGATTTCGGACTGCGCCTGAGCAATTCCATGGCCAAATACGGGCCGCTATGCGTCGGCATCGACCCGCATAGGAAGCTTCTCACCGATTGGGGCTACAACGTCGACGCCGACGGCGCGGAGATGTTCGCGATGCGTATGCTGCAAGCCGCGAACGGACGCGCCGCCGCCGTCAAATTCCAGATGCCCATGTTCGAGCGTTACGGCGCCAAAGGCTTCGCCGCGCTCGAACGGGTGCTGTACGCGGCCCGCCAGATGGGCATGATCACCATCGTGGACTGCCTGCACGGCGGCCTGTCCACCACCATCTCCGCCATCGCCGACGCCTATTTCAAGCCGGGCGCGCCGCTGCTGGCCGACGCGATCACCCTGCTGCCGTATTACGGCGCGCGTTCGCTGGCCAATCTGATCGACGACGCGCTCGACAACGGCCGCGGCGTGTTCATCGCCTCCCTGACCTCGAACGAGGAGGGGCGCAGCCTGCAAAGCGCGATCCGCCAGCGTGGCGAATACAACGGCAAGACGGTGGCGTTCGGCATCGCCAGCACCGCGCAGAAGCATAACGTCGGCATTGAGGGCATGGGCTCGGTCGGCCTGATCGTGGGCGCGACCATCGGCAAGTGGATCAAGGAGACCGGCATCGATCCGGCGAAGTTCACCGGTCCCATCCTTTCCCCCGGATTCGGGTGGCAGGGTGCCGAGGCCGAGGATCTGAAAACCGTGTTCAAAGGCACCCGCGGCAATGTGCTGGTCACCGTTTCGCGGTCAATCGCCTCGCAGGGGCCCGACATCGCCGACCTCGCCGCCGCCACCGAAGCGATCGCGCTCGACGTGCGGCAGGCGCTGATGGAGGCCATGGATGGAGACGACGATGACGAGGCTGATGCCTCCGCCTCCGCTTCCGCCGATTCCGCCGCCGTTTCCGGTTCTTCCGATTCCGCTTCCGGTTCCGGTTCTTCCGGCCTTTCCGATAAAGGGGCCGCCGACGGCCGTTCCTCGGGATCCTCAGCCGACGATCTTGCCGACTGA
- the carB gene encoding carbamoyl-phosphate synthase large subunit, whose protein sequence is MPKRTDIKSVMVIGSGPIVIGQAAEFDYSGTQACRVLREEGIRVILVNSNPATIMTDPEMADATYIEPIATPILEQIIAKERPDALLPTLGGQTALNAAMALGEAGVLKKYDVELIGASLEAIDRGEDRELFKKVVDEAGAESARSFIAHSLEECDRIADELGYPLVVRPSFTMGGLGSGIAHDEEELHRIAGAGIHYSPTDEVLIEEGIEGWKEFELELMRDRNDNVVVVCPIENVDPVGVHTGDSITVAPCFTLTDREYQKLRDIGIAIIRGVGVDTGGCNIQFAIHPDTGRIIVIEMNPRVSRSSALASKATGFPIAKIATKLALGYTLDEIRNDITQSTPASFEPTIDYVVTKVPRFAFEKFPGADPTLTTSMKSVGEAMALAGNFQESLGKAMRSIDKRHMGFNWDGEKPTQAEVDALLEAIKVPNENRYLDLMRAIWGGATIEQLFAATKIDPWFLKQLTLINDMALAVRASETLDARLLKKAKLAGLSDLQIAHLRGLGDEGENTVRELRWNYGLRPVYKTVDTCAAEFDAATPYYYSCYADETELKQREREAVIILGSGPNRIGQGIEFDYTCVHAVQELGKDYDTIMVNCNPETVSTDYDISDRLYFEPLTFEDVLEIYEAEKKMGPVKGVIVQLGGQTPLSLAARLKAAGVPILGTTPEAIDLAENRELFGEVLKKAKMNAPRYGTALSLEEAQTAAHNIGYPVLVRPSYVLGGRGMEIVYDDAQLEKYVERALNEAQADTVVSGRLPSPLLIDKFLQDAIEIDVDALFDGEELYIGGIMEHVEEAGVHSGDAACTLPPSTLSDDQIRRLREGTYAIAKGCNVQGLINVQYAFMANTLYVIEANPRASRTVPFASKATGVALAKAAARIMAGETIADQRANGLLLPKGDGGVMHRGQQVAVKESVLPFKRFRTPVGKTVDVLLGPEMRSTGEVMGFDRDFPHAFAKSQLAAYDGGLPTSGNVFVSVNDTDKRQLPLVAVRMIELGFTLWATEGTASVLSRYGIESNIVDKITTRIDSDPEAPVKVERAEGSSGKNVVELIEEGKIDMIINTPNSRGSRSDGYAIRAAAIAADLPQFTTFTEFQAALLAIEAVKHNDYQIMSIQEHSKQLFALEEQGD, encoded by the coding sequence ATGCCGAAGCGCACCGACATCAAATCCGTGATGGTCATCGGTTCCGGTCCGATCGTCATCGGACAGGCCGCCGAGTTCGACTATTCGGGAACCCAGGCATGCCGGGTGTTGCGTGAGGAAGGCATTCGCGTCATCCTCGTCAACTCCAACCCGGCCACCATCATGACCGATCCGGAGATGGCCGACGCCACCTACATCGAGCCGATCGCCACGCCCATCCTCGAGCAGATCATCGCCAAGGAACGCCCTGACGCGCTGCTGCCCACCCTGGGCGGCCAGACCGCGCTCAACGCCGCCATGGCGCTGGGCGAGGCCGGCGTGCTCAAGAAGTACGACGTCGAACTGATTGGCGCCTCGCTGGAGGCCATCGACCGCGGCGAGGACCGCGAGCTGTTCAAGAAGGTCGTGGACGAGGCCGGCGCCGAATCCGCCCGATCCTTCATCGCCCACTCGCTCGAGGAATGCGACCGCATCGCCGACGAGCTCGGCTATCCGCTGGTCGTGCGTCCGAGCTTCACCATGGGCGGCCTCGGCTCGGGCATCGCCCACGACGAGGAGGAGCTGCACCGCATCGCCGGCGCCGGCATCCACTATTCGCCCACCGACGAGGTGCTGATCGAAGAGGGCATCGAAGGCTGGAAGGAATTCGAGCTCGAGCTGATGCGCGACCGCAACGACAACGTCGTGGTCGTCTGCCCGATCGAGAACGTCGACCCGGTCGGCGTGCACACCGGCGATTCGATCACCGTGGCCCCCTGCTTCACCCTGACCGACCGCGAATACCAGAAGCTGCGCGACATCGGCATCGCCATCATCCGCGGCGTGGGCGTGGACACCGGCGGCTGCAACATCCAGTTCGCCATCCACCCGGACACCGGCCGCATCATCGTCATCGAGATGAACCCGCGCGTGAGCCGCTCCTCCGCGCTGGCGTCCAAGGCCACCGGCTTCCCGATCGCGAAGATCGCCACCAAGCTGGCTCTCGGCTACACGCTCGACGAGATCCGCAACGACATCACCCAGTCCACCCCGGCCTCCTTCGAGCCGACCATCGACTACGTGGTCACCAAGGTGCCGCGCTTCGCCTTCGAGAAGTTCCCCGGCGCCGACCCCACCCTGACCACTTCCATGAAGTCCGTGGGCGAGGCCATGGCCCTGGCCGGCAACTTCCAGGAGTCGCTCGGCAAGGCTATGCGCTCCATCGACAAGCGCCATATGGGATTCAACTGGGACGGCGAGAAGCCCACCCAGGCCGAGGTCGACGCCCTGCTCGAGGCGATCAAGGTGCCGAACGAGAACCGCTATCTCGACCTGATGCGCGCCATCTGGGGCGGCGCCACCATCGAGCAGCTGTTCGCCGCCACCAAGATCGACCCGTGGTTCTTGAAGCAGCTTACGCTGATCAACGATATGGCGCTCGCCGTGCGCGCCTCCGAAACCCTGGACGCGCGCCTGCTGAAGAAGGCCAAGCTCGCCGGCCTGTCCGACCTGCAGATCGCGCATCTGCGCGGCCTGGGAGACGAGGGCGAGAACACCGTGCGCGAACTGCGCTGGAACTACGGCCTGCGTCCCGTGTACAAAACGGTCGACACCTGCGCCGCCGAATTCGACGCGGCAACGCCGTACTACTACTCCTGCTACGCGGACGAGACCGAGCTCAAGCAGCGCGAGCGCGAGGCCGTGATCATCCTCGGCTCCGGCCCGAACCGCATCGGCCAGGGCATCGAGTTCGACTACACCTGCGTGCATGCGGTGCAGGAACTCGGCAAGGACTATGACACGATCATGGTCAACTGCAACCCCGAGACCGTCTCCACCGACTACGACATCTCCGACCGCCTCTACTTCGAGCCGCTCACCTTCGAGGATGTGCTCGAGATCTACGAGGCCGAGAAGAAGATGGGCCCGGTCAAGGGCGTGATCGTGCAGCTCGGCGGCCAGACCCCGTTGTCGCTCGCCGCGCGCCTGAAGGCCGCGGGCGTGCCGATTCTCGGCACCACTCCGGAGGCCATCGACCTGGCCGAGAACCGCGAGCTGTTCGGCGAGGTGCTCAAGAAGGCGAAGATGAACGCGCCGCGCTACGGCACCGCGCTCAGCCTCGAGGAGGCGCAGACCGCCGCCCACAACATCGGATATCCGGTGCTCGTGCGCCCCAGCTACGTGCTCGGTGGCCGCGGCATGGAGATCGTCTACGACGACGCCCAGCTGGAGAAGTACGTGGAGCGCGCGCTCAACGAGGCCCAGGCCGACACGGTCGTCTCCGGCCGTCTGCCCTCGCCGCTGCTGATCGACAAGTTCCTGCAGGACGCCATCGAAATCGACGTGGACGCGCTGTTCGACGGCGAGGAGCTGTACATCGGCGGCATTATGGAGCATGTCGAGGAGGCCGGCGTGCATTCCGGCGACGCGGCCTGCACCCTGCCGCCCTCCACGCTGTCCGACGACCAGATCCGCCGTCTGCGCGAAGGCACCTACGCCATCGCCAAGGGCTGCAACGTGCAGGGCCTGATCAACGTGCAGTACGCCTTCATGGCCAACACGCTGTATGTGATCGAAGCCAACCCGCGCGCCTCGCGTACCGTGCCGTTCGCCTCCAAGGCCACCGGCGTGGCGTTGGCCAAGGCCGCCGCGCGCATCATGGCGGGGGAGACCATCGCCGACCAGCGCGCCAACGGACTGCTGCTGCCCAAGGGCGACGGCGGTGTGATGCACCGCGGCCAGCAGGTGGCCGTCAAGGAATCCGTGCTGCCGTTCAAGCGTTTCCGCACGCCTGTGGGCAAGACGGTCGACGTGCTGCTCGGCCCCGAGATGCGCTCCACCGGCGAGGTGATGGGCTTCGACCGCGACTTCCCGCACGCCTTCGCCAAAAGCCAGCTGGCCGCCTATGACGGTGGCCTGCCGACCAGCGGCAACGTGTTCGTCTCCGTGAACGACACCGACAAGCGTCAGCTGCCGTTGGTGGCCGTGCGCATGATCGAGCTTGGCTTCACGCTGTGGGCCACGGAGGGCACCGCTTCGGTGCTCAGCCGTTACGGCATCGAGTCGAATATCGTCGACAAGATCACCACGCGCATCGATTCCGATCCCGAAGCGCCGGTGAAGGTGGAACGCGCCGAGGGCTCCAGCGGCAAGAACGTGGTCGAGCTGATCGAGGAGGGCAAGATCGACATGATCATCAACACGCCCAACTCGCGCGGCTCGCGCTCCGACGGCTACGCCATCCGCGCGGCCGCCATCGCCGCCGACCTGCCGCAGTTCACGACCTTCACCGAATTCCAAGCGGCCTTGCTGGCCATCGAGGCTGTGAAGCATAATGATTATCAGATCATGAGCATTCAGGAACACTCGAAGCAGCTGTTCGCATTGGAAGAGCAGGGAGACTGA
- the gmk gene encoding guanylate kinase codes for MPNDNQPVLDAEGFSPTTGSRRTGGRLIVLSGPTAVGKGTVEAKLREDHPEIWMSVSATTRDPRPGEVDGVNYHFMTESEFVDKEAAGEFLETAVVHGMAHYGTPLGPVEEHLASGVPTILEIDLQGARRVRERAAELGLDVVTVFIAPPSFEELKRRLIGRGTETPEQQAKRLETAKVELAAEPEFDIVIVNETVDKAAADLWNVIADEYGIPRE; via the coding sequence ATGCCTAACGACAACCAGCCAGTTCTCGACGCCGAAGGTTTTTCTCCCACCACTGGGTCGCGTCGCACGGGCGGCCGTCTGATCGTGCTGTCCGGTCCCACCGCGGTGGGCAAGGGCACGGTCGAGGCGAAACTGCGCGAGGATCATCCTGAGATTTGGATGTCGGTGTCCGCGACCACGCGCGATCCGCGTCCCGGCGAGGTGGACGGCGTGAACTACCATTTCATGACCGAGTCCGAATTCGTGGACAAAGAGGCGGCCGGGGAGTTTCTGGAAACCGCGGTGGTGCATGGCATGGCGCATTACGGCACTCCGCTGGGCCCCGTCGAGGAGCATCTGGCCTCCGGCGTGCCCACGATTCTGGAAATCGACCTGCAAGGCGCGCGACGTGTGCGCGAACGTGCCGCCGAACTTGGATTGGATGTGGTGACCGTGTTCATCGCTCCGCCGAGTTTCGAGGAGCTCAAGCGTCGTCTGATCGGACGCGGCACCGAAACGCCGGAGCAGCAGGCCAAGCGTTTGGAGACCGCCAAGGTGGAGCTCGCCGCCGAACCGGAATTCGACATCGTCATCGTCAACGAGACCGTCGATAAGGCCGCCGCCGATTTATGGAACGTCATCGCCGACGAATACGGCATTCCGCGCGAATAA
- the efp gene encoding elongation factor P, whose product MAQTTNDIKNGSVLNLDGQLWAVTKFQHVKPGKGPAFVRTTLKNVLSGKIVDKTFNAGMKIDFETVDNRTLQYSYEDGDNFVFMDMTTYDQVMVPKTLVGDQSKFLLEGTDCIVSFNNDVPLSVELPGSVVLTITHTEPGLQGNRSNAGTKPATVETGAEIQVPLFINEGDRVKVNTTDGSYTGRENG is encoded by the coding sequence GTGGCACAGACTACCAATGACATCAAGAACGGTTCCGTCCTGAACCTTGACGGCCAGCTGTGGGCCGTCACCAAGTTCCAGCACGTCAAGCCGGGCAAGGGCCCCGCCTTCGTGCGCACCACCCTCAAGAACGTGCTCTCGGGCAAGATCGTCGACAAGACCTTCAACGCGGGCATGAAGATCGACTTCGAAACCGTGGACAACCGCACGCTGCAGTACTCCTACGAGGACGGCGACAACTTCGTGTTCATGGACATGACCACCTACGACCAGGTGATGGTTCCCAAGACCCTCGTGGGCGACCAGTCCAAGTTCCTGCTTGAAGGCACCGACTGCATCGTGTCGTTCAACAACGACGTGCCGCTGTCCGTCGAACTGCCGGGCTCCGTGGTGCTGACCATTACCCACACCGAGCCGGGCCTGCAGGGCAACCGCTCCAACGCCGGCACCAAGCCCGCCACCGTGGAGACCGGCGCCGAGATCCAGGTGCCGCTGTTCATCAACGAGGGCGACCGCGTCAAGGTGAACACCACCGACGGTTCCTACACCGGCCGCGAAAACGGCTGA